ATCGATGATCGGATTCAATCGGAATCGGTGATCGGTTTCCATCGGAATTGACGATCGGTTTCGCTCGGAATCACCGATCCGTTTGCATCGGAATATGCAGTGGGGGTACCCGCTCCGGCGAGGATTCGGAGAGGGCCGCCGACGACCCCGCCCTCTCCCATTTGTAGGAAACTGCTTTTTATAAAGAAATTTGAGATTCATGGTAAAGGGAAGTCCCTGGCGTTGGCCTTTTGGGGTCCGTTGGCGGCGACAATGCGGGGAGCAGCTAAACCATGTCGCTCAGAGGCAGGACCCAGACTAGGCGCGATTCCTACGCAGTGCACCAACAATTTAGACCTCGCTGCGACCTTAGTGGGGCAAAGCCCCTAATTTATTAAAAAAAAGCACTTGCCGAAATGTAATATAGGAAGTAGTATAAAGCACAGGTTCAACTACCTGGTGCGGTTTAATGTTGAGGCTACAAGGTGGCACGGTGGCACTATCTGCGAAATAAGCCATAGGGATACCGCGTCTCGGTGAAGTGCTCATTTAAATTGCGAACTCACAACCTTGCATCTCGAGATTTCCTATTCCCAATTGCCTTGCTATTTTACTTCATTGCCTCTCAAACAGCCTTCGGTGAGGATGAAGTTCAAAAGAATTTCATCAATCAACACGATGCGGAATTAATGAAATCTCGGGATGTACCCTTCCAGGCAATACCGGAGATTGAGCCGGAATCAGGGCGCACGGCGTTGGAGCTTGTTGTGGAGTTTGCAGTAAACTCCGTAGGCCCTTATAGACTCCTCCACCGTTCGTATAATGGGAAACTCGTTGGGCCGACGATTCGAGTCAAGCCCGGAGAAACGCTAGAACTTCGTTTGACGAACGCCCTTCCGCGCGAAACACAGTCTGCTCCCAATGTCGCAACTGAACCTCATGGCTTTAATGTTACCAACATCCACACCCATGGACTGCACGTTTCTCCCACGGGCGAGAGCGACAATGTGTTTCTGGATATAAGACCGGGGGAGTATTTCGACTTTCGTTTCGAAATCCCAAAAGACCATCCCGCAGGGACTTTCTGGTATCACCCGCACAAACATGGATCCGTTGCGTTGCAGATGGCCAGCGGCATGTCAGGGGCGCTCATTGTGGAAGGCGGATTAGACGGCGCTCCTGAATTGGCTGGCGTCCAAGAAAAGGTAATGGTCTTTCAACAGCTAAATCTTCCGGATGATGTTGATACCAACGGTGTGATTGAGATTACGCCCGGATCGATCTACAAACCCGGCAACAACATTTTCCGCGTCACTATCATTAATGGCGAGGTGACGCCGACTCTTACCATGCGTCCCGGCGAAGTGCAACGGTGGCGCCTTATCCATGCCGGACTGGAAGAAACAATCAACTTGGGTTTTGATCCCGTTAAATTTCACGAGATCGCGTTAGACGGCATCGCCACAGGAACGATGACCGCCCGTTCGCATGTAGAGCTGCAGCCTGGGTACCGGGCTGATGTTCTGGTTAAGGCCCCCGTATCCCCGGGTGAATACTATCTGACCAGCGAGGTGAATAACGTCTCGCGCGCAATCAAGGGACGGGCGGTCCCTAAGATCATACTGGCACGTATCGCCGTCCAAGGAGAACCGAATGACATGGCGTTACCAGAACCAGGGTCATTCGCTAAGTATGTCCCGGCAAGTCTTCCGCCAATAACGGACAGTGAAATTGTAGGGCCGCCGCGGGAATTGCGGCTGCGACGGTTTGGGATGCAATCTGACATCGAATGCCAGCCATTCGATCCAGGCAGGGCGGACCATGTTGTTGAGTTAAGCACGGTTGAGGAATGGAATGTTAGTTCTCTCTTCGATGCGCACCCTTTTCATATTCATGTCAATCCGTTTCAAGTGCTTGTCAACGACCCTGACACCGGTGCGGAGAATTGGGTCTGGCGCGACACTATTTTCGTTGGGGACGGGGAAAGAGTCAGGTTGAGAACCCGCTATGAACACTTCGACGGTGATACCGTCTTGCATTGTCACAATCTTGATCACGAAGACCGGGGCATGATGCAGGTCGTTCGAATTAGAAACCCTAAGAACGCCACTATGTTGCAGACGGTCACGCGCGGTTTTATGAGGCTTCCCGTTTCTGTGCCAGACTGGACTGTCACGATGGCCACTGGCGAAGCGGTCAAGCCCGATAATTTTCTCGGCGGAAAGTGGTTGTTGGTGCTTCACAAAGGGTTTTGGTGCATTCACTGCTCCCGGCAAATCAACCTCCTAGCCGCAGATTTCGCTGAATTCAAGGAGCGAGACGTGCGTATCCTCGCGGTTTGCCCGGACCTTATCAGTATTGACATGGACAAAGAATGGCGCGAGCGATTTGCATCTGGCTTTGTGCTGGCATCCGATAAGAGTTTGACGGTCTTTCGCGCGCAACAATGCTTCGATAAAGAGGCCCTACATGGTATCTATTTCATTGACGCCGAAGGGAAGATTCGCTGGCAATCCGTAGCCGACGAACCTTTCACCGATATCGATTGTCTCACACAGGTGCTTGATTCCAATTAGTGCCAAATACGAAGCCCAGTCTTGACCGGTTAGGCGAATGGCAACGCTAACAGACATACATAGGAGAGGGAGAGTTTCGTGAAATCAATATCTCTCATGCAAATCACCGTAGTCTTTTTGACGCTAGTGCCATGCGGAGTTTTTGTGGCCAGTGGGCAAGACATTATTACCATCAACATAATTGGCCCTGGGGCTAACGCGAAGTTCGTACAAGAAGGTAAGACCGCCCAGGAGCCGGTGGAGGTGATCGTTGGCCAGTCGGTTAAGTGGGTAAACAAATCGGACATGCAGCATTCCGCGCGGAGTTTACGAAAACTACCAGATGACACGCGCATATTCGATACGCGAATTTTGACCAAATCCGGGCCAAAGCAATCTTCAACCGTGCTATTTGATTTAGCCTTATTTCAAACTGCTGGAGGCGTACCGGGTGGAAGTGTAACGCTTGAGTATGAATGTCAAGTTCATCCTAGTATGATGTCGAGCATTGTTCTCAAATCGAATGAGCAGCCGGCTCCCCCTTCCCCAATGCCGCCGACTCCCGCGCCGCCTGCGCCTACACCCTCTCCAATCCCACCGACGCCACCCGGACAGGCGAAGCTGCACGTTTTTGAAGCGGTAACCGATGGACCCAATCAACTATTCACTCCCAAGACCGTCGATGGAGTTGAAGTGGGAGACGAATTTATTTGGAGAAATATCGCTGACCGAGACCCGGGGTTGCACGCGGTCCGCTTTCCGAATTGGAATAACGACCGGGAGTGCTTCGAGATTCTAGGGTCCGATGTCCCATTTGATGTGGAGGAAGGTCAAACGCAGGAGAATTCGGAATCAGATTCAAGAGGGACGATTTTTTTGCGCGCTAAACTCGTTAGAATTCCGTCGGATAAACACAAGATCGACTTCTACTGCCCGGTACATGGGATAACCATGAATGGATCGATCAATTTTGCTGCGTGCGAACCCGAATCGAATTCGGCCGGTCTTCCAGAATATGTCGTTTCCTCCGGTCTCATCGCAGCTTTCGACGCGGTAAAAGTGACAGACAAGAAATCGGATTCGTACTTCGCCTTATCATCGGACTTTAATGGCGATGGCAAGGTAGACCTAGTCACTTCTGGACTTGGCGAACCAGGTAAATCGTTCGCGGAAGTCGCATGGTTTGAGAATCCTAGTTGGCGCAAACATCTAATCGGTATGTTTGACGTTCCCGTCGCTCTAGACGCCGCTGATGTTGACCAGGATGGCAGAGTTGACTTGGCCATTTGCTACGATTACGGGACATGCATATTTGGATGTACCCCCGATAACGGCACGATTGCCTGGCTCCGAAACCCGGGGTTTGTCGAACCGTGTCAACCATGGGAACGTTTCCAAATTGGAAAATTAATGGCCACGCACCGTTTGGCATTTGGAAACTTCACCCAAACAGACACACTGCAGTTGATGGCAGTGCCCGTTGTCGGCGGCCCAGACGGTAAAATTCACGATCCGATATCCATTTTGGTTTTCAGCAAGCCGGACGATCCGGCAACCGTAACCGAATGGCCATCAGAAGAGGCGGACAATTCGCTTCGCGTTATTCATGAAATCGCCGTCCTACCCATGGAGACCGTGAAAGGGGTGGCCCTGGACTCGGTGTTGACCGCTAGTGAAGAGGGAATCTCGTGGCTCCGATTCAATGGTGAAAAGTGGGCGCTGTCAAACCTCGGCACGGGTGAACTAGGCCAGATCAATGTAACGGCGAATAATTGGAAAGGGAGTGGCGCCGTTGATATCGGAAGGTACGGTCCGGATCCTTGCGCATACATAGTCGCCACCGAGCCGTTTCACGGGAATCTGCTCTCTGTATATATGAAAGACGTGAGCGGCGGGCTAGAAAATATTACATGGAGTCGTCAGTCTTTGGACGTATTTGGGCCGCTTAACAACCGCGGAGAGGGTCCTGGCCACGATATTACTATGGCCGACCTCGATGGCGACGGTACGGATGAATGCCTGGTTGGGCTTCGAGGGCCAATGCCGTACTGCGGCGTGCAAATTTACAAGGTTCAGGATCTGGTAGCCAGTAAATTCATTCGCCAACAAGCGTCGCCAGTATCGACCGCGCAGGTGATTGTGGACGACTTTGATAACGACGGCGTGCCGGATTTCGTCACGATTCCCTATCGCGTCTTGACCTATTACGAAGCGGACGATACCGAAGTTATGTTGTACCTCAACCGCACACCGCAAAAGAAAGCGAAGAGCGACCGATAAACTAGGAATGGGCGCCATAGAGTTGCTCCGCCCCACGAGGCTGAAGGACATAGACTCGGAGAATAGAGAGGCACGACCACGTTGGGATTTGTTCTGAAAGTGGGTTGACCCTGTATTCGGGACAGCGCCGCGAGGCACGCCAAATTGTTTCAGGGGAAAAAGTAAAGGCATGGTTTGATAAACGTCTTAATCTCATAAAAAGGGGGTATGGACCGTGGCCACGCAAGGTGAATCAAAACGGCTGTCATTTTCTGATCGCCACATAGATGCTCAATGGATAAATCAGTGTGGCGAATTTCCTGTACACGAACGATGCATCATCGTCAACGTGGCAGCTTCGCCCATCTTCGTGGAATCGGACGCTCCATCGATTATCAGGCCTTGGACTTCGACCGTGTTGCAGCATGCGCTTCTCCGAAACGCCGATTCTTTGATTGTTCTTCGGATTCTCGAGAGCACGAACATTGGGGGGGTTGTCCTTGGTCCTAAATGGGAATGGTTCGGCGACCGGGAGCCGTCTTTTCCACGCGATATTCCATTGTATGTTTCCTCGCAGGATCCTGTTGGTTCCGTCACGATTGATCCACGCCGCCTCGCGGGGATGTCTCCATCCGAATCATTAGCAATCCCATTCGATGTGAAGGTAAATCTGTGGTATTGCCCCGGAAACACCGATTGTGTCATTCACACGGGCCACAAGTTTCTCGAAGTGCATACACAGATTTTCGGGACTGGGCGCATGCAAAAGTTCCACGAGAATGACGAACACAGTCTTTACGAGGATGTCATTATGGGTCCAGGCCTGACACACCACACATTCGCGGCGATCTCTGGCGACGGATCGTGGAAATATCCTTGGCACCGGTATTACGGCGACACGGATTGCATTTGGCTGGCCGTCGAATTGCATGCGCAAACCTCCTAATACAAGGCATGCAAACCGGGCATAGCATTCCCTGCAAAAGGAACGAGACACAATGGCTGATTACAATTACGTACCTCGTGACAAATTTGATCCCGAGACGCAAGTCTACTGGCAGCCCGTTGGTGAGATCATAAGCTGGTCAGAGGAGGTTCACACTGACTTGCGGTCTGTAGTGTTTCGAACAGCCACTGGCCACAGCCTTATCTTCTCTCTATTATCGCCGACCGCGTGTCGCGTCCGCTTCGATCCCAATCCAGACCATGTATTCGAGGAAAGACGTTCTCCGGTCATAAAGACGTACAGGATTGAAAAGACAGACGCGACGATTAGTGAAGATGCGCGAGTTCTTACGATAGATACCGGCAAGGTCGTTTTTCGCATCGCCCTGGATCACTACAAACTCATGGTCTACCGAGATGGTCAATTAATTCATTCTGATACGGATAATTTTAATTTGGTTTACATTCCGGACCAGCAGGTCGTCGCGAATTTCAAGAAGGCGCCGTTGGGTTCGCGTTACTTTGGCTTCGGCGAAAAGGCCGGTACGACATTGGACAAGCGTCGAGTGCCCGACTGGCATTTCCGGGAAGGCTCTGTTCCTAATGGGAATTTTGGATGGCTCAGTGGGGCCGCCGACAACCGGAAACCGGCACGTATGACTTTTTTTAATTTCGACAATTTCGGTTACCGAAACAGAGGTTTGACGGCGCCGAAGGGGGAAAACGCCGGGCCACTCAATCCCAATGTGCCGTTGTATCAATCGTCGCCTTTCTGGTTGGACGTCAATCCCGCGCCGGATGGCGAGTTTCATGGCCCACCGTACACAACTGCAATCCTCTTTGACAACACCTGCCAATCCTTCGTAAACCTGCGCGGCGGGCATCCAGATTGGGGGGACACATACTACTTCGGCGCGCTCTACGGCGAAATGGATTACTATCTCTTCACCGGACCAACGCATGCGGAGATTCTCGATGAAGTCACCAAAATTACCGGGAAACCGCGCCTCAAACCGCGATGGGTGTTTGGGTTTCATCAAGGCGGGTACGGACCCAATTACAATGATCAGTATCAACTTCTAGAAAGAGCGAAAGAGTATCGGGAGCATCGTATTCCAATCGATGGCCTGCATATTGACATTGACATTCAGGACAAATACCGCAACTTTTCCGTGAGTAGAAAAAGGTTTGCGGACGCCAGAGATGTTTTCCGCAAACTTCACGAGAGTGGTTATAAACTCAGTACAAACGTCACGCCCCTGATTAGCAACATGAAGGATGAACACGGCCAAGCCAGTCCTTATGAACCCCTGGACACCGGAAGCGCTCTGGGAAGCTTAGTATCGGATTTACGCGTTGGCGGTGGGGGTGCCAATGGTTCGTTTGTCGGCACGGTAAATTATGGCGGGGATCGCATCGCGACGGGCAATTACCCAGACCTTGGCAAGTCAGAATTTCAAAAGTGGTGGGGGGACTTGTACCATTTTTGGGTGGATTTGGGTCTGGACATGGTCTGGCAAGACATGACAACACCGTGCATGGAAGGAGACGGGACGTATCGATCCATACCTATGGATTGCTCACTTTGGGATAACGAGGAAAGTCGTTTCAACCCTGTACCGATGCCATCTCAAAAATTACCATTTGCGAAGACGCGCAATCTGTTCAGTTTCAATTTGGTCAAGTCAACGTTTGAAGGTCTGGAAAGGTTACGCGGCAATCTTCGAAACTTTATCATTGCGCGCGGAGGTTTTTTCGGGGAACACCGCTATGCGGCAGTCTGGACCGGCGACAATGTTTCGGAATGGGAGTTTGTGATCGCCAATATACCTCAGGTGCTTAACATGGGCTTGTCGGCGCAACCAATTTGCGGCGCCGATATAGGCGGATTCGGAGGAAACGACTGCGAAGCAGAATTGCTTGTACGCTGGACTTGTGCAGGCGCCTTCCTTCCATGGTTTCGCAACCATTATGGGCACTATGGGAATAAGACCAAGCAAGAGCCGTATCGATATGGGGACCCCGTCGCCGCGGTTTGCCGGCGTGTCATTGAACTGCGCTACCGCCTAATTCAAATTTTCTACGACGCCATGCACGAAAATCACGAGAACGGCGCTCCCATTGTCCGGCCTCTGTTCTGGGAATCGAAAGACCCGGCGGTCTTTGAGTGTCACGATTGGTGGTATTGGTCTGGAAACGGCCGCGGATTTCATTACAACAACTGCCGGTTGGATGACCAGTTCTTCTTGGGACATGACCTTCTAATCGCACCGATTGTACTGCCTCAATGGGTGACAGGTGACCGCATGGAGCGCCCCGTTTACCTTCCGGCCGATACCCGATGGTATGCGTTCAAAGATAACCGATTTCCGCTCGATCCACCGATTGAAGGAGGAGTTCAATTTAGCTATTACTCGCCGTGGAACCGTGCGGAAGAATCATATCCAAACTTTGTGCCGATCTATGTTCGCGAGGGGGCCGTATTAGCAACCCGTGAACTTGAGCAATTTGTGGGCGAACGCTATTCGAAGGGAGACATAAATCCATTGACTTTCACCATTTATTCGGGAAGAAGCGGCTCGCGCAAGACTTTTCTCGACGATGGCGAAACTTTGGGTGCTGAAAATGATGGCAAGTTGCGCATTGTCGAGGTGTCGCATAAGAGGTCTGCGAAAGGACGATTTATTCACGTACTGAGGTTAAAGGACGGTTTCAAACCGTTGGAGCCTTTCTATTTTATCGCGGTCCTTGACCCGTTAGATCCGATATCTATTCAAATTGGCTGGGGCCCTGTAGCCAGCGTGACGCGCATTGAAGAACAAACTGATGAAGGTTCGAGTCATGTGCTTTTCAACTCAGAGACAAATTGTTATTATTTCAACAGATCCCTGAAGGCGACTTTTATAAAAGTGTTTGATACGCATTCCGATGTGACTATCGAGCTGATCTATTCATAGTCACTTACAGCCTCTAATGCTCAGTTGAAAAGTTGCCCTGGCTTGAGAGCAAGCCACTTGACTTTGCCGCACCGATAGAAAGGAACATTGAATGACATCAGACGCGCTTTTCGCACGATGGTTCACCGAATTCGTCGGTACACTGCCTCCAACGAAGGGTCTACTGAGGGTGCGACGTGCAGTACCGAGGTTCCAACACCACAATTATTTCGCGCGTTACAAGGTAGAGACCGCGACGTTGGATGGTACAGGGCAAAACCCAACCGACGTTGCTTGCGTCGTAGTTGAAGTATCTGAGACAGATCAATCTGCGGAGATCGCAAAAGAAACAGAGTGCCCATCCATCAGTGATCTTTGAGTAGTCTGTTCTATTTTTTGCGGTAGACTTGACTAATGTGGTGGGAGCTATCCATTGCCCTGCGAAACTTCATGATGGCGGAGTGTAAAACCCCGCTTCAGCGACCATGAGGTTCTTTGAATCGCTGGGAGTGAATCAGAACCTTTCGCAGTATCTCGGCCTCAATAACTTTTAGGGTATATGTCCCAACCAAGTGCCTGTAGAACTTGCGTTCTTAGTGGTCGAAGAACTCATCATGCATATTCCGGTGAAAGCGCGCAGGCATTCCGAAGGAATCCGCGCGGGAGTTCCGATCCAAGGCGCGCATGGAATCCGGAGGCGCGCAGGCATCGGAGCGTAGCGACGCGAGACGGGTGATTATTTGTTTTTGGGGTTGGTGTCTGTCAAGCCTTTCTTTTTCTTCCGCATGGACTCTCCTTGCAGATTGATCTTGTACGCATTGTGAACGAGACGGTCGAGGATCGCGTCGGCGAGCGTGGGGTCTCCGATGACTTGGTGCCAATTGTTGATCGGAACCTGGCTGGTGATGAGTGTAGAGCGGCGATCGTAGCGATCTTCAATGACCTCGAAGAGGTCCCGTCTTTGCTCGTCCGTCAGGCTCGCTGTTCCCCAGTCGTCCAAGAGGAGAAGCTGGGTCTTGGCGTAGGAAGCCAAGAGCTTGGTGTACCTTCCGTCGCCTTTGGCGATGGTGAGTTCCTGGAAGAGCCGTGGAACGCGCAGGTACAGCGCGCTGTGTCCTTCCCGGCACGCCTTCTGGGCCAGTGCGCAGGCGAGATAACTTTTGCCCGACCCGGTGGGGCCGGTGATGAGGCAGTTGTGCCGTTCGCGTATCCACTGGCAACTTGCCAGGGAGAGTAACAGCGATTTGTCGATGCCGCGCGGCGCGCTATAGTCGATGTCTTCGAGCGTGGCGTCCTGTCGCAGCTTGGCCCGCTTGAGTCGCGTAACGAGTCTACGATTTGCGCGGGTTGTGGCCTCGCGATCCAGGATGAGTCCGAAGCGTTCCTCGAAGCTCAAGCTGGCGATGTCGCGCATCTCCTGGTGTTCCTGCCAGGCGGCGAGCATGCCGAGCAGGTTCAGTTCTCGGAGCCGGTCAGCGGTGGGATGGTTGAGCATACGTAATCTCCTGATGGTTTGAGTGCGGGAAGCTCGCATGCGAAAGACGGTTCCGCGCGAGACTTCCCTCGGCGCTTAGTTGGAGTTGAAGTACTGAGGACCTCGGATGTTGGGATGTTCGATGAGGACCGCATCGCGCTCCTCGGCCATGAGCGGCCGTTGATCGAGACCCTTCTCGAGGATGGACTTGACGCTCTGGTAGGACGGAGATTAGATCGCCAGGGCGCGCACGCAAGCGGCTTCCAACCGCTCGGCGCCGAAGTGCTCGCCCAATCGCAACAGTCCCAGACATGAACGGAAGCCCTGTTGCGGATGTGCGCGAGATTCGATGATGCGCTCGACGAGCTCGGCGGTGGCGTCGCCGAATTTGTGCGCCCAGTTGGAGATGCGTTCGGGCGTCCAGCCGTGGTGGGCTTGGTGGCGCTCGGGCATATGGCCGTCAATGGTGGTGTGGCGGCCTTTCTGGTACGAGCGCAGGTGGCTGGCAATGCGGTTGCCGTTGTGGAATATCTCCACGGTCGTTATCGTCATGCGGACATGGACGCGTTGCCGGGCAAGGTTATGGGGCACGCTGTAGTAATGGCCGTCGGCATCGATGTGGTAGTCGATGTTGACCGTGGCATGCTTCCATTCCGCGTACTCGTAGGGTTCGAGAGGCAAGGGTTTTAATGCGGGCTTGTCCAGCGACTCGAACAGCGAGCGGCGCGAGCCTTCGAGTTTCTGGAAGGGACGCTCGTTGTACTGCTCGAGCAACTCCCACAGGGCCTCGTTCAGTTCCTGAAGAGAGAAAAATGTGCGGCGGCGCAGTGGCGCCAGAATCTGCCGCTCCACATTCAGGACACCATTCTCGACCTTAGCTTTGTCGCGGGGCTTTCCCGAGCGCGCCGGCATCACGGCGACGCCATAATGCCGCGCCATCGCGTGGTAGGTCGGGTTCAGGTCCGGTTCGTACAGACACGCCTTCGAGACGGCGCTTCGCAAGTTGTCGCAGACCACCAAAGCCGGACACCCTTGGTAATACGCGAAGGCGCGCGTGTGGGCCATGATCCAGTCGGGCAGGCTTTGGGTCCACGCGGCTTCCACGTAGGTATAGTTGCTCGCGCCCAGCGCCGCGACGAAGATTTGGGCTTGCCGCACTTCACCGGTCGATTGCCGCACCACCGGCATCGTTCGACCGGCATAATCCACGAACATCTTCTCGCCGGCCTTGTGCGTCTGGCGCATCCAGACCTCCAAGGTACCGGACCAACGACGATAGTGTTCGCAGAATTGGCTGTACTGGTAACCGTCGGGGTGGGCCTGTTTGTACTCCTGCCACAACAGGAATAGGGTCACACCCTTGCCTTTGAGTTCCTGATGGACTTCCTGCCA
The DNA window shown above is from Candidatus Hydrogenedentota bacterium and carries:
- a CDS encoding multicopper oxidase domain-containing protein: MKCSFKLRTHNLASRDFLFPIALLFYFIASQTAFGEDEVQKNFINQHDAELMKSRDVPFQAIPEIEPESGRTALELVVEFAVNSVGPYRLLHRSYNGKLVGPTIRVKPGETLELRLTNALPRETQSAPNVATEPHGFNVTNIHTHGLHVSPTGESDNVFLDIRPGEYFDFRFEIPKDHPAGTFWYHPHKHGSVALQMASGMSGALIVEGGLDGAPELAGVQEKVMVFQQLNLPDDVDTNGVIEITPGSIYKPGNNIFRVTIINGEVTPTLTMRPGEVQRWRLIHAGLEETINLGFDPVKFHEIALDGIATGTMTARSHVELQPGYRADVLVKAPVSPGEYYLTSEVNNVSRAIKGRAVPKIILARIAVQGEPNDMALPEPGSFAKYVPASLPPITDSEIVGPPRELRLRRFGMQSDIECQPFDPGRADHVVELSTVEEWNVSSLFDAHPFHIHVNPFQVLVNDPDTGAENWVWRDTIFVGDGERVRLRTRYEHFDGDTVLHCHNLDHEDRGMMQVVRIRNPKNATMLQTVTRGFMRLPVSVPDWTVTMATGEAVKPDNFLGGKWLLVLHKGFWCIHCSRQINLLAADFAEFKERDVRILAVCPDLISIDMDKEWRERFASGFVLASDKSLTVFRAQQCFDKEALHGIYFIDAEGKIRWQSVADEPFTDIDCLTQVLDSN
- a CDS encoding DUF4968 domain-containing protein, which produces MADYNYVPRDKFDPETQVYWQPVGEIISWSEEVHTDLRSVVFRTATGHSLIFSLLSPTACRVRFDPNPDHVFEERRSPVIKTYRIEKTDATISEDARVLTIDTGKVVFRIALDHYKLMVYRDGQLIHSDTDNFNLVYIPDQQVVANFKKAPLGSRYFGFGEKAGTTLDKRRVPDWHFREGSVPNGNFGWLSGAADNRKPARMTFFNFDNFGYRNRGLTAPKGENAGPLNPNVPLYQSSPFWLDVNPAPDGEFHGPPYTTAILFDNTCQSFVNLRGGHPDWGDTYYFGALYGEMDYYLFTGPTHAEILDEVTKITGKPRLKPRWVFGFHQGGYGPNYNDQYQLLERAKEYREHRIPIDGLHIDIDIQDKYRNFSVSRKRFADARDVFRKLHESGYKLSTNVTPLISNMKDEHGQASPYEPLDTGSALGSLVSDLRVGGGGANGSFVGTVNYGGDRIATGNYPDLGKSEFQKWWGDLYHFWVDLGLDMVWQDMTTPCMEGDGTYRSIPMDCSLWDNEESRFNPVPMPSQKLPFAKTRNLFSFNLVKSTFEGLERLRGNLRNFIIARGGFFGEHRYAAVWTGDNVSEWEFVIANIPQVLNMGLSAQPICGADIGGFGGNDCEAELLVRWTCAGAFLPWFRNHYGHYGNKTKQEPYRYGDPVAAVCRRVIELRYRLIQIFYDAMHENHENGAPIVRPLFWESKDPAVFECHDWWYWSGNGRGFHYNNCRLDDQFFLGHDLLIAPIVLPQWVTGDRMERPVYLPADTRWYAFKDNRFPLDPPIEGGVQFSYYSPWNRAEESYPNFVPIYVREGAVLATRELEQFVGERYSKGDINPLTFTIYSGRSGSRKTFLDDGETLGAENDGKLRIVEVSHKRSAKGRFIHVLRLKDGFKPLEPFYFIAVLDPLDPISIQIGWGPVASVTRIEEQTDEGSSHVLFNSETNCYYFNRSLKATFIKVFDTHSDVTIELIYS
- a CDS encoding ATP-binding protein, producing the protein MLNHPTADRLRELNLLGMLAAWQEHQEMRDIASLSFEERFGLILDREATTRANRRLVTRLKRAKLRQDATLEDIDYSAPRGIDKSLLLSLASCQWIRERHNCLITGPTGSGKSYLACALAQKACREGHSALYLRVPRLFQELTIAKGDGRYTKLLASYAKTQLLLLDDWGTASLTDEQRRDLFEVIEDRYDRRSTLITSQVPINNWHQVIGDPTLADAILDRLVHNAYKINLQGESMRKKKKGLTDTNPKNK